Proteins co-encoded in one Homo sapiens chromosome 6 genomic scaffold, GRCh38.p14 alternate locus group ALT_REF_LOCI_3 HSCHR6_MHC_DBB_CTG1 genomic window:
- the GABBR1 gene encoding gamma-aminobutyric acid type B receptor subunit 1 isoform X2, with amino-acid sequence MPGAWMLLLLLLAPLFLRPPGAGGAQTPNATSEGCQIIHPPWEGGIRYRGLTRDQVKAINFLPVDYEIEYVCRGEREVVGPKVRKCLANGSWTDMDTPSRCVNRTPHSERRAVYIGALFPMSGGWPGGQACQPAVEMALEDVNSRRDILPDYELKLIHHDSKCDPGQATKYLYELLYNDPIKIILMPGCSSVSTLVAEAARMWNLIVLSYGSSSPALSNRQRFPTFFRTHPSATLHNPTRVKLFEKWGWKKIATIQQTTEVFTSTLDDLEERVKEAGIEITFRQSFFSDPAVPVKNLKRQDARIIVGLFYETEARKVFCEVYKERLFGKKYVWFLIGWYADNWFKIYDPSINCTVDEMTEAVEGHITTEIVMLNPANTRSISNMTSQEFVEKLTKRLKRHPEETGGFQEAPLAYDAIWALALALNKTSGGGGRSGVRLEDFNYNNQTITDQIYRAMNSSSFEGVSGHVVFDASGSRMAWTLIEQLQGGSYKKIGYYDSTKDDLSWSKTDKWIGGSPPADQTLVIKTFRFLSQKLFISVSVLSSLGIVLAVVCLSFNIYNSHVRYIQNSQPNLNNLTAVGCSLALAAVFPLGLDGYHIGRNQFPFVCQARLWLLGLGFSLGYGSMFTKIWWVHTVFTKKEEKKEWRKTLEPWKLYATVGLLVGMDVLTLAIWQIVDPLHRTIETFAKEEPKEDIDVSILPQLEHCSSRKMNTWLGIFYGYKGLLLLLGIFLAYETKSVSTEKINDHRAVGMAIYNVAVLCLITAPVTMILSSQQDAAFAFASLAIVFSSYITLVVLFVPKMRRLITRGEWQSEAQDTMKTGSSTNNNEEEKSRLLEKENRELEKIIAEKEERVSELRHQLQSRQQLRSRRHPPTPPEPSGGLPRGPPEPPDRLSCDGSRVHLLYK; translated from the exons ATGCCGGGAGCGTGG atgttgctgctgctgctactggcGCCACTCTTCCTCCGCCCCCCGGGCGCGGGCGGGGCGCAGACCCCCAACGCCACCTCAGAAG GTTGCCAGATCATACACCCGCCCTGGGAAGGGGGCATCAGGTACCGGGGCCTGACTCGGGACCAGGTGAAGGCTATCAACTTCCTGCCAGTGGACTATGAGATTGAGTATGTGTGCCGGGGGGAGCGCGAGGTGGTGGGGCCCAAGGTCCGCAAGTGCCTGGCCAACGGCTCCTGGACAGATATGGACACACCCAGCCGCTGTG TGAATCGAACGCCACACTCAG AACGGCGCGCAGTGTACATCGGGGCACTGTTTCCCATGAGCGGGGGCTGGCCAGGGGGCCAGGCCTGCCAGCCCGCGGTGGAGATGGCGCTGGAGGACGTGAATAGCCGCAGGGACATCCTGCCGGACTATGAGCTCAAGCTCATCCACCACGACAGCAAG TGTGATCCAGGCCAAGCCACCAAGTACCTATATGAGCTGCTCTACAACGACCCTATCAAGATCATCCTTATGCCTGGCTGCAGCTCTGTCTCCACGCTGGTGGCTGAGGCTGCTAGGATGTGGAACCTCATTGTG CTTTCCTATGGCTCCAGCTCACCAGCCCTGTCAAACCGGCAGCGTTTCCCCACTTTCTTCCGAACGCACCCATCAGCCACACTCCACAACCCTACCCGCGTGAAACTCTTTGAAAAGTGGGGCTGGAAGAAGATTGCTACCATCCAGCAGACCACTGAGGTCTTCACTTCG ACTCTGGACGACCTGGAGGAACGAGTGAAGGAGGCTGGAATTGAGATTACTTTCCGCCAGAGTTTCTTCTCAGATCCAGCTGTGCCCGTCAAAAACCTGAAG CGCCAGGATGCCCGAATCATCGTGGGACTTTTCTATGAGACTGAAGCCCGGAAAGTTTTTTGTGAG GTGTACAAGGAGCGTCTCTTTGGGAAGAAGTACGTCTGGTTCCTCATTGGGTGGTATGCTGACAATTGGTTCAAGATCTACGACCCTTCTATCAACTGCACAGTGGATGAGATGACTGAGGCGGTGGAGGGCCACATCACAACTGAGATTGTCATGCTGAATCCTGCCAATACCCGCAGCATTTCCAACATG ACATCCCAGGAATTTGTGGAGAAACTAACCAAGCGACTGAAAAGACACCCTGAGGAGACAGGAGGCTTCCAGGAGGCACCGCTGGCCTATGATGCCATCTGGGCCTTGGCACTGGCCCTGAACAAGACATCTGGAGGAGGCGGCCGTTCTGGTGTGCGCCTGGAGGACTTCAACTACAACAACCAGACCATTACCGACCAAATCTACCGGGCAATGAACTCTTCGTCCTTTGAGGGTGTCTCT GGCCATGTGGTGTTTGATGCCAGCGGCTCTCGGATGGCATGGACGCTTATCGAGCAGCTTCAGG GTGGCAGCTACAAGAAGATTGGCTACTATGACAGCACCAAGGATGATCTTTCCTGGTCCAAAACAGATAAATGGATTG GAGGGTCCCCCCCAGCTGACCAGACCCTGGTCATCAAGACATTCCGCTTCCTGTCACAGAAACTCTTTATCTCCGTCTCAgttctctccagcctgggcattgtCCTAGCTGTTGTCTGTCTGTCCTTTAACATCTACAACTCACATGTCCG TTATATCCAGAACTCACAGCCCAACCTGAACAACCTGACTGCTGTGGGCTGCTCACTGGCTTTAGCTGCTGTCTTCCCCCTGGGGCTCGATGGTTACCACATTGGGAGGAACCAGTTTCCTTTCGTCTGCCAG gCCCGCCTCTGGCTCCTGGGCCTGGGCTTTAGTCTGGGCTACGGTTCCATGTTCACCAAGATTTGGTGGGTCCACACGGTCTtcacaaagaaggaagaaaagaaggagtgGAGGAAG ACTCTGGAACCCTGGAAGCTGTATGCCACAGTGGGCCTGCTGGTGGGCATGGATGTCCTCACTCTCGCCATCTGGCAGATCGTGGACCCTCTGCACCGGACCATTGAG ACATTTGCCAAGGAGGAACCTAAGGAAGATATTGACGTCTCTATTCTGCCCCAGCTGGAGCATTGCAGCTCCAGGAAGATGAATACATGGCTTG GCATTTTCTATGGTTACaaggggctgctgctgctgctgggaatCTTCCTTGCTTATGAGACCAAGAGTGTGTCCACTGAGAAGATCAATGATCACCGGGCTGTGGGCATGGCTATCTACAATGTGGCA GTCCTGTGCCTCATCACTGCTCCTGTCACCATGATTCTGTCCAGCCAGCAGGATGCAGCCTTTGCCTTTGCCTCTCTTGCCATAGTTTTCTCCTCCTATATCACTCTTGTTGTGCTCTTTGTGCCCAAG ATGCGCAGGCTGATCACCCGAGGGGAATGGCAGTCGGAGGCGCAGGACACCATGAAGACAGGGTCATCGACCAACAACAACGAGGAGGAGAAGTCCCGGCTGTTGGAGAAGGAGAACCGTGAACTGGAAAAGATCATTGCTGAG AAAGAGGAGCGTGTCTCTGAACTGCGCCATCAACTCCAGTCTCGGCAGCAGCTCCGCTCCCGGCGCCACCCACCGACACCCCCAGAACCCTCTGGGGGCCTGCCCAGGGGACCCCCTGAGCCCCCCGACCGGCTTAGCTGTGATGGGAGTCGAGTGCATTTGCTTTATAAGTGA
- the GABBR1 gene encoding gamma-aminobutyric acid type B receptor subunit 1 isoform a precursor (isoform a precursor is encoded by transcript variant 1), giving the protein MLLLLLLAPLFLRPPGAGGAQTPNATSEGCQIIHPPWEGGIRYRGLTRDQVKAINFLPVDYEIEYVCRGEREVVGPKVRKCLANGSWTDMDTPSRCVRICSKSYLTLENGKVFLTGGDLPALDGARVDFRCDPDFHLVGSSRSICSQGQWSTPKPHCQVNRTPHSERRAVYIGALFPMSGGWPGGQACQPAVEMALEDVNSRRDILPDYELKLIHHDSKCDPGQATKYLYELLYNDPIKIILMPGCSSVSTLVAEAARMWNLIVLSYGSSSPALSNRQRFPTFFRTHPSATLHNPTRVKLFEKWGWKKIATIQQTTEVFTSTLDDLEERVKEAGIEITFRQSFFSDPAVPVKNLKRQDARIIVGLFYETEARKVFCEVYKERLFGKKYVWFLIGWYADNWFKIYDPSINCTVDEMTEAVEGHITTEIVMLNPANTRSISNMTSQEFVEKLTKRLKRHPEETGGFQEAPLAYDAIWALALALNKTSGGGGRSGVRLEDFNYNNQTITDQIYRAMNSSSFEGVSGHVVFDASGSRMAWTLIEQLQGGSYKKIGYYDSTKDDLSWSKTDKWIGGSPPADQTLVIKTFRFLSQKLFISVSVLSSLGIVLAVVCLSFNIYNSHVRYIQNSQPNLNNLTAVGCSLALAAVFPLGLDGYHIGRNQFPFVCQARLWLLGLGFSLGYGSMFTKIWWVHTVFTKKEEKKEWRKTLEPWKLYATVGLLVGMDVLTLAIWQIVDPLHRTIETFAKEEPKEDIDVSILPQLEHCSSRKMNTWLGIFYGYKGLLLLLGIFLAYETKSVSTEKINDHRAVGMAIYNVAVLCLITAPVTMILSSQQDAAFAFASLAIVFSSYITLVVLFVPKMRRLITRGEWQSEAQDTMKTGSSTNNNEEEKSRLLEKENRELEKIIAEKEERVSELRHQLQSRQQLRSRRHPPTPPEPSGGLPRGPPEPPDRLSCDGSRVHLLYK; this is encoded by the exons atgttgctgctgctgctactggcGCCACTCTTCCTCCGCCCCCCGGGCGCGGGCGGGGCGCAGACCCCCAACGCCACCTCAGAAG GTTGCCAGATCATACACCCGCCCTGGGAAGGGGGCATCAGGTACCGGGGCCTGACTCGGGACCAGGTGAAGGCTATCAACTTCCTGCCAGTGGACTATGAGATTGAGTATGTGTGCCGGGGGGAGCGCGAGGTGGTGGGGCCCAAGGTCCGCAAGTGCCTGGCCAACGGCTCCTGGACAGATATGGACACACCCAGCCGCTGTG TCCGAATCTGCTCCAAGTCTTATTTGACCCTGGAAAATGGGAAGGTTTTCCTGACGGGTGGGGACCTCCCAGCTCTGGACGGAGCCCGGGTGGATTTCCGGTGTGACCCCGACTTCCATCTGGTGGGCAGCTCCCGGAGCATCTGTAGTCAGGGCCAGTGGAGCACCCCCAAGCCCCACTGCCAGG TGAATCGAACGCCACACTCAG AACGGCGCGCAGTGTACATCGGGGCACTGTTTCCCATGAGCGGGGGCTGGCCAGGGGGCCAGGCCTGCCAGCCCGCGGTGGAGATGGCGCTGGAGGACGTGAATAGCCGCAGGGACATCCTGCCGGACTATGAGCTCAAGCTCATCCACCACGACAGCAAG TGTGATCCAGGCCAAGCCACCAAGTACCTATATGAGCTGCTCTACAACGACCCTATCAAGATCATCCTTATGCCTGGCTGCAGCTCTGTCTCCACGCTGGTGGCTGAGGCTGCTAGGATGTGGAACCTCATTGTG CTTTCCTATGGCTCCAGCTCACCAGCCCTGTCAAACCGGCAGCGTTTCCCCACTTTCTTCCGAACGCACCCATCAGCCACACTCCACAACCCTACCCGCGTGAAACTCTTTGAAAAGTGGGGCTGGAAGAAGATTGCTACCATCCAGCAGACCACTGAGGTCTTCACTTCG ACTCTGGACGACCTGGAGGAACGAGTGAAGGAGGCTGGAATTGAGATTACTTTCCGCCAGAGTTTCTTCTCAGATCCAGCTGTGCCCGTCAAAAACCTGAAG CGCCAGGATGCCCGAATCATCGTGGGACTTTTCTATGAGACTGAAGCCCGGAAAGTTTTTTGTGAG GTGTACAAGGAGCGTCTCTTTGGGAAGAAGTACGTCTGGTTCCTCATTGGGTGGTATGCTGACAATTGGTTCAAGATCTACGACCCTTCTATCAACTGCACAGTGGATGAGATGACTGAGGCGGTGGAGGGCCACATCACAACTGAGATTGTCATGCTGAATCCTGCCAATACCCGCAGCATTTCCAACATG ACATCCCAGGAATTTGTGGAGAAACTAACCAAGCGACTGAAAAGACACCCTGAGGAGACAGGAGGCTTCCAGGAGGCACCGCTGGCCTATGATGCCATCTGGGCCTTGGCACTGGCCCTGAACAAGACATCTGGAGGAGGCGGCCGTTCTGGTGTGCGCCTGGAGGACTTCAACTACAACAACCAGACCATTACCGACCAAATCTACCGGGCAATGAACTCTTCGTCCTTTGAGGGTGTCTCT GGCCATGTGGTGTTTGATGCCAGCGGCTCTCGGATGGCATGGACGCTTATCGAGCAGCTTCAGG GTGGCAGCTACAAGAAGATTGGCTACTATGACAGCACCAAGGATGATCTTTCCTGGTCCAAAACAGATAAATGGATTG GAGGGTCCCCCCCAGCTGACCAGACCCTGGTCATCAAGACATTCCGCTTCCTGTCACAGAAACTCTTTATCTCCGTCTCAgttctctccagcctgggcattgtCCTAGCTGTTGTCTGTCTGTCCTTTAACATCTACAACTCACATGTCCG TTATATCCAGAACTCACAGCCCAACCTGAACAACCTGACTGCTGTGGGCTGCTCACTGGCTTTAGCTGCTGTCTTCCCCCTGGGGCTCGATGGTTACCACATTGGGAGGAACCAGTTTCCTTTCGTCTGCCAG gCCCGCCTCTGGCTCCTGGGCCTGGGCTTTAGTCTGGGCTACGGTTCCATGTTCACCAAGATTTGGTGGGTCCACACGGTCTtcacaaagaaggaagaaaagaaggagtgGAGGAAG ACTCTGGAACCCTGGAAGCTGTATGCCACAGTGGGCCTGCTGGTGGGCATGGATGTCCTCACTCTCGCCATCTGGCAGATCGTGGACCCTCTGCACCGGACCATTGAG ACATTTGCCAAGGAGGAACCTAAGGAAGATATTGACGTCTCTATTCTGCCCCAGCTGGAGCATTGCAGCTCCAGGAAGATGAATACATGGCTTG GCATTTTCTATGGTTACaaggggctgctgctgctgctgggaatCTTCCTTGCTTATGAGACCAAGAGTGTGTCCACTGAGAAGATCAATGATCACCGGGCTGTGGGCATGGCTATCTACAATGTGGCA GTCCTGTGCCTCATCACTGCTCCTGTCACCATGATTCTGTCCAGCCAGCAGGATGCAGCCTTTGCCTTTGCCTCTCTTGCCATAGTTTTCTCCTCCTATATCACTCTTGTTGTGCTCTTTGTGCCCAAG ATGCGCAGGCTGATCACCCGAGGGGAATGGCAGTCGGAGGCGCAGGACACCATGAAGACAGGGTCATCGACCAACAACAACGAGGAGGAGAAGTCCCGGCTGTTGGAGAAGGAGAACCGTGAACTGGAAAAGATCATTGCTGAG AAAGAGGAGCGTGTCTCTGAACTGCGCCATCAACTCCAGTCTCGGCAGCAGCTCCGCTCCCGGCGCCACCCACCGACACCCCCAGAACCCTCTGGGGGCCTGCCCAGGGGACCCCCTGAGCCCCCCGACCGGCTTAGCTGTGATGGGAGTCGAGTGCATTTGCTTTATAAGTGA
- the GABBR1 gene encoding gamma-aminobutyric acid type B receptor subunit 1 isoform X1 — protein sequence MPGAWMLLLLLLAPLFLRPPGAGGAQTPNATSEGCQIIHPPWEGGIRYRGLTRDQVKAINFLPVDYEIEYVCRGEREVVGPKVRKCLANGSWTDMDTPSRCVRICSKSYLTLENGKVFLTGGDLPALDGARVDFRCDPDFHLVGSSRSICSQGQWSTPKPHCQVNRTPHSERRAVYIGALFPMSGGWPGGQACQPAVEMALEDVNSRRDILPDYELKLIHHDSKCDPGQATKYLYELLYNDPIKIILMPGCSSVSTLVAEAARMWNLIVLSYGSSSPALSNRQRFPTFFRTHPSATLHNPTRVKLFEKWGWKKIATIQQTTEVFTSTLDDLEERVKEAGIEITFRQSFFSDPAVPVKNLKRQDARIIVGLFYETEARKVFCEVYKERLFGKKYVWFLIGWYADNWFKIYDPSINCTVDEMTEAVEGHITTEIVMLNPANTRSISNMTSQEFVEKLTKRLKRHPEETGGFQEAPLAYDAIWALALALNKTSGGGGRSGVRLEDFNYNNQTITDQIYRAMNSSSFEGVSGHVVFDASGSRMAWTLIEQLQGGSYKKIGYYDSTKDDLSWSKTDKWIGGSPPADQTLVIKTFRFLSQKLFISVSVLSSLGIVLAVVCLSFNIYNSHVRYIQNSQPNLNNLTAVGCSLALAAVFPLGLDGYHIGRNQFPFVCQARLWLLGLGFSLGYGSMFTKIWWVHTVFTKKEEKKEWRKTLEPWKLYATVGLLVGMDVLTLAIWQIVDPLHRTIETFAKEEPKEDIDVSILPQLEHCSSRKMNTWLGIFYGYKGLLLLLGIFLAYETKSVSTEKINDHRAVGMAIYNVAVLCLITAPVTMILSSQQDAAFAFASLAIVFSSYITLVVLFVPKMRRLITRGEWQSEAQDTMKTGSSTNNNEEEKSRLLEKENRELEKIIAEKEERVSELRHQLQSRQQLRSRRHPPTPPEPSGGLPRGPPEPPDRLSCDGSRVHLLYK from the exons ATGCCGGGAGCGTGG atgttgctgctgctgctactggcGCCACTCTTCCTCCGCCCCCCGGGCGCGGGCGGGGCGCAGACCCCCAACGCCACCTCAGAAG GTTGCCAGATCATACACCCGCCCTGGGAAGGGGGCATCAGGTACCGGGGCCTGACTCGGGACCAGGTGAAGGCTATCAACTTCCTGCCAGTGGACTATGAGATTGAGTATGTGTGCCGGGGGGAGCGCGAGGTGGTGGGGCCCAAGGTCCGCAAGTGCCTGGCCAACGGCTCCTGGACAGATATGGACACACCCAGCCGCTGTG TCCGAATCTGCTCCAAGTCTTATTTGACCCTGGAAAATGGGAAGGTTTTCCTGACGGGTGGGGACCTCCCAGCTCTGGACGGAGCCCGGGTGGATTTCCGGTGTGACCCCGACTTCCATCTGGTGGGCAGCTCCCGGAGCATCTGTAGTCAGGGCCAGTGGAGCACCCCCAAGCCCCACTGCCAGG TGAATCGAACGCCACACTCAG AACGGCGCGCAGTGTACATCGGGGCACTGTTTCCCATGAGCGGGGGCTGGCCAGGGGGCCAGGCCTGCCAGCCCGCGGTGGAGATGGCGCTGGAGGACGTGAATAGCCGCAGGGACATCCTGCCGGACTATGAGCTCAAGCTCATCCACCACGACAGCAAG TGTGATCCAGGCCAAGCCACCAAGTACCTATATGAGCTGCTCTACAACGACCCTATCAAGATCATCCTTATGCCTGGCTGCAGCTCTGTCTCCACGCTGGTGGCTGAGGCTGCTAGGATGTGGAACCTCATTGTG CTTTCCTATGGCTCCAGCTCACCAGCCCTGTCAAACCGGCAGCGTTTCCCCACTTTCTTCCGAACGCACCCATCAGCCACACTCCACAACCCTACCCGCGTGAAACTCTTTGAAAAGTGGGGCTGGAAGAAGATTGCTACCATCCAGCAGACCACTGAGGTCTTCACTTCG ACTCTGGACGACCTGGAGGAACGAGTGAAGGAGGCTGGAATTGAGATTACTTTCCGCCAGAGTTTCTTCTCAGATCCAGCTGTGCCCGTCAAAAACCTGAAG CGCCAGGATGCCCGAATCATCGTGGGACTTTTCTATGAGACTGAAGCCCGGAAAGTTTTTTGTGAG GTGTACAAGGAGCGTCTCTTTGGGAAGAAGTACGTCTGGTTCCTCATTGGGTGGTATGCTGACAATTGGTTCAAGATCTACGACCCTTCTATCAACTGCACAGTGGATGAGATGACTGAGGCGGTGGAGGGCCACATCACAACTGAGATTGTCATGCTGAATCCTGCCAATACCCGCAGCATTTCCAACATG ACATCCCAGGAATTTGTGGAGAAACTAACCAAGCGACTGAAAAGACACCCTGAGGAGACAGGAGGCTTCCAGGAGGCACCGCTGGCCTATGATGCCATCTGGGCCTTGGCACTGGCCCTGAACAAGACATCTGGAGGAGGCGGCCGTTCTGGTGTGCGCCTGGAGGACTTCAACTACAACAACCAGACCATTACCGACCAAATCTACCGGGCAATGAACTCTTCGTCCTTTGAGGGTGTCTCT GGCCATGTGGTGTTTGATGCCAGCGGCTCTCGGATGGCATGGACGCTTATCGAGCAGCTTCAGG GTGGCAGCTACAAGAAGATTGGCTACTATGACAGCACCAAGGATGATCTTTCCTGGTCCAAAACAGATAAATGGATTG GAGGGTCCCCCCCAGCTGACCAGACCCTGGTCATCAAGACATTCCGCTTCCTGTCACAGAAACTCTTTATCTCCGTCTCAgttctctccagcctgggcattgtCCTAGCTGTTGTCTGTCTGTCCTTTAACATCTACAACTCACATGTCCG TTATATCCAGAACTCACAGCCCAACCTGAACAACCTGACTGCTGTGGGCTGCTCACTGGCTTTAGCTGCTGTCTTCCCCCTGGGGCTCGATGGTTACCACATTGGGAGGAACCAGTTTCCTTTCGTCTGCCAG gCCCGCCTCTGGCTCCTGGGCCTGGGCTTTAGTCTGGGCTACGGTTCCATGTTCACCAAGATTTGGTGGGTCCACACGGTCTtcacaaagaaggaagaaaagaaggagtgGAGGAAG ACTCTGGAACCCTGGAAGCTGTATGCCACAGTGGGCCTGCTGGTGGGCATGGATGTCCTCACTCTCGCCATCTGGCAGATCGTGGACCCTCTGCACCGGACCATTGAG ACATTTGCCAAGGAGGAACCTAAGGAAGATATTGACGTCTCTATTCTGCCCCAGCTGGAGCATTGCAGCTCCAGGAAGATGAATACATGGCTTG GCATTTTCTATGGTTACaaggggctgctgctgctgctgggaatCTTCCTTGCTTATGAGACCAAGAGTGTGTCCACTGAGAAGATCAATGATCACCGGGCTGTGGGCATGGCTATCTACAATGTGGCA GTCCTGTGCCTCATCACTGCTCCTGTCACCATGATTCTGTCCAGCCAGCAGGATGCAGCCTTTGCCTTTGCCTCTCTTGCCATAGTTTTCTCCTCCTATATCACTCTTGTTGTGCTCTTTGTGCCCAAG ATGCGCAGGCTGATCACCCGAGGGGAATGGCAGTCGGAGGCGCAGGACACCATGAAGACAGGGTCATCGACCAACAACAACGAGGAGGAGAAGTCCCGGCTGTTGGAGAAGGAGAACCGTGAACTGGAAAAGATCATTGCTGAG AAAGAGGAGCGTGTCTCTGAACTGCGCCATCAACTCCAGTCTCGGCAGCAGCTCCGCTCCCGGCGCCACCCACCGACACCCCCAGAACCCTCTGGGGGCCTGCCCAGGGGACCCCCTGAGCCCCCCGACCGGCTTAGCTGTGATGGGAGTCGAGTGCATTTGCTTTATAAGTGA